Proteins encoded together in one Catellatospora citrea window:
- a CDS encoding C39 family peptidase: protein MKLRVYLAAVVVAAPLLFGGTAASAAPAPGGFSGDDGGNHPSVGTPRPDKLAALAALHQARGGGASTLATAGSRTLTVVVQQQSTSYYCVPASTRVALSAFISSLPSQATLAGKLGTTTSGTTTANAAGVLNSYQSRNYYVYSADSTLTQYRDRIQVDIQNYAAPLVNRTQMQLLPWYAGSLSGNHAISTYGYYYATKVSQAYVYDPWTDSRAGRKTIYTSTLYDAGAALQHGLVW from the coding sequence GTGAAACTGAGGGTCTATCTAGCTGCGGTCGTGGTAGCAGCCCCGCTCTTGTTCGGCGGTACGGCCGCGTCGGCCGCACCGGCACCGGGTGGGTTCAGTGGCGACGACGGCGGCAACCACCCGAGCGTGGGCACGCCGCGACCGGACAAGCTCGCCGCGCTGGCCGCGTTGCATCAGGCACGCGGTGGCGGTGCATCAACACTCGCCACCGCCGGCAGCCGCACACTCACGGTCGTGGTGCAACAACAGTCGACGTCGTACTACTGTGTGCCGGCCTCGACTCGCGTCGCGCTGTCGGCGTTCATCAGCAGCCTGCCTTCCCAGGCGACGCTCGCCGGCAAGCTCGGCACCACCACCTCTGGCACGACCACCGCGAACGCCGCCGGCGTGCTGAACTCTTACCAGTCGCGCAACTACTACGTCTACTCTGCCGACAGCACGCTCACCCAGTACCGCGACCGGATCCAGGTCGACATTCAGAACTACGCCGCGCCGCTGGTCAACCGGACGCAGATGCAACTGCTGCCTTGGTACGCCGGTTCGCTGTCCGGCAACCACGCGATCTCCACCTACGGGTACTACTACGCTACGAAGGTGTCCCAGGCCTACGTGTACGACCCGTGGACCGACTCGCGGGCGGGTCGCAAGACGATCTATACATCGACGCTGTACGACGCCGGAGCAGCGCTCCAGCATGGCCTCGTCTGGTGA